The Mycolicibacterium cosmeticum DNA window TTCGTCGATCACGTCGAGTTGGTGCCGCAGCCGCTCGGGGGACAACCCGTTGGCGATGGTCAGCCGCGGCGAGTGATCGGTCAGCGCGCAGTATTCGTGGCCGAGGCGCTGGGCGGTGGCCATCATCTCGGCGATCGGCGCCGAGCCGTCGGACCAGTTCGAGTGCAGGTGCAGGTCACCCTTGAGCGCGGCCCGGATGTCGCCACCGCCGAGATCTGTTGCCTTCTCCCGTAATTCGGTCAGGGCGTCGGGTTCGCGGCCGGCCCAGGCCTGCGCGATGACCTTGGCGGTTTTGGGACCGACACCGGGCAGCGACTGCCAGCCGTTGGTTTGGCCCAGTCGCTCGCGCTGCTCATCGGTCAATGCCTCGACCACGTCGGCGGCCTTGCGGTAGGCCATCACCCGCCGGGATTCCTCGCGCGCCCGGTCCTTGTAATAGGCGATCTCTCGCAGTGCGGTTACCGGATCCATGAATTCCAGTGTGCCGCGAAAAGCTGCCCGAGCACATGGGGACGAGTTGTTAGGCTGCTCGCCGGGGGTGGTGGGATGGGTGACGGCGGCGGGGATCTTCTCAAGGATCTGTTCGATCTGGGCAACGGCATCCGCGGCGGCGTCCAGGATGTCCCCCAACTGTTCCAGGATGTGATGAACCTGGACGCACACGGTGCCCTGACCGACGGCCGCAAGGTGATCGGCGACGTCGGCGACGTGCTCAATGGCCTCGGCGGACTGGGTATGGGACTGACGCGGGTCCCGCAGCAGATCGCGGAGAAATACGCGGGGTCGTGGGTCGGCAAGCTCGCCGACTCCCAGATTCTGTCTGCGGCGCAGCTGGCGATCGAGGCCGCGCGCGCCACGACCGGATCGGGTGATCCCGAGGAGGGCAACGGGTACCGAGAGTCAGCGACACGGATGCAGACAGTGGTCCAGACCCTGGCGGACGCGGATCCCAGGGGCGACCGGTGGAACGGCGTGGCTTCCGACACCTATGCGCGTACCAACAGCCGACACCGCGGACACGTTTCGGACGTCCAGGTCGCGGACGAGGAGATCAGCACGATCATCGGTACCGAAGCCGGCCAGGTCAGCCGCACCCGCAAGACCCTGGATGACACCAATCAATACCTGTCGGACTTCGGCGCCGCGACGGCCTGGATGAACTACGTGCCCGGCCTCAGGCAAGCAAAGATGGTGGCCGACCTCGCCGCTGCTTCGGCAGCGCTCACGACGACGAACGCCACCATGGCGGTCTTGGTCAAGAACGCGGCGGAAAATGCCGCCCGAATCAACAGCCAGCTCGACAAGTACACCGCCGCCGCTAACGCGACTTCCAAGCCGGATGGGCCGCCAGGAGAACAACCGGCCGTAGGCGAAGCATTCGTGTCTCAAGCAACCGACATCGCCGAAGGTTCCGCACCGGGGAGGTTGAGCAATGACAGTTCTTTCGACGTCCCCACGCCGGACGAACCACCGAACGCGCCCGGTATCCCGTACGGGTCCACGACGCCAGGAGGATGACCGATGACCGTCGAATCCGACAACCTCCGGGTGTTGACCGATCACGTACGAAAGCTTGCAGACCAGCAACTCACCGCTGCCGATCAGATCACCGGCGCCAACCGGGCGACCAGCGGCGTAGCAGATCGGGTCTCGGAGTCGCATGGGCTCGTGTGCTTTCTCACCAGCAATGCACTCTCGGCGGCTGACGAGGCCCGGCAGTCGGCTGGATCGGCGCTGCACCGAGTATCCACCGACCTCTCGGACAAGCTCACCACGGCCGCAAGCAATCACGACAACGCCGATTACCGCGCAGGACATCGGATCAGCCAAGCCGGCCGGATGTGAGCGATTCTTCGGAGGGGTCGTGGGACGACGACGACCACGATCTGCATGAGGGGCCGTCGGTGTTCGACGCGTTTTCGGCGTACGTCGCCACAGACTCCGAAACCGCAGCGGATTTCGATGTGTCGGATCCATACAGCGACGACGACCTCCTCACCGTCGTTTTCACCGCAAGCAATCCGTCGGCCACTGTGTCGGTGACGGCCCTGATGGACGGTCGCGTGCTGCGCATCGAATTGGACCGCACGGTGAGCGCGATGACCGAAGCCGAACTGGCAGAAGAGATCCTCACCGTTTCCCGTCTTGCCACTCGCCAAGCCCTCGCCGGCCAGCACCTCGTGATCGCTGCTCTCATGCGGCGGCTGGGGCAGGACCCGGCCGAGACCCGCAGCTTCCTGGAGCGCGAATTGCGGCTCCCGGCACCCGATGTGGTTGTGGCCGAGCGCACCCGGCTGTTCGCGCGCCGATATGCAGAGAGCGAGGAGTTCCCGCGGTGATCAGATCGCTCCCGCAGCCATACCGTCGAATCTGGCTCACCATCGCTGTGGCGCTCTTGGTCATCCCGGCAATCGTCGCTGCGATCGTGATCTTCACCGGCCACGGGGTTAACTGGTGGAAATCGAACAAGGACGTCAGCTTTGTCCGCGGTACGTGGCGCACACCGACACAGACACTCCTGGCGTCCTCGATGTCGGTGCAGCCGACGGTCGGGTGGCGCTTTACGCTGGCCGACACCGGAGTACCCGATCCTGAGCCGTCTGCTGCCTACCTCTTCGCCAATGACGCCAATCCGTTCCTCTCCGACCCATACGTCGGCAACCTGGGCGATCGGGCATATTTCATGGTCGGAAACATCGGCGCACCTGCACCGCAGTGGTGGCTGGTTGCGGTCGACGTGAACGACGGTAGTCGGGCATTTCCGCCAATTCCTCTCGTCGCCGGCGAGTCTCGCCCCAGGTGCTATCTCAACGGACCGGACGCCGTGCTCTGCCTCGCCGATGGCGCCGGCCCCACCACCGCCTGGGTCATCGACAGCCAAACCGGACTCGTCACCTACACCGGACCAACCCCCCTGACCGTCTACTCCTCGAAATTCATCATGAAGCAGGTCGGCATCTACGCCGTCGCCACGAAACAGGACCAGGGTGTCTACGGCATCGGACCGACCGCGCAGACCACCTGGTTCGTACCGGGCAACGGGGTGATGTCCGATGCGGTCCGCAATCCACTTGACTTCGAGCCACCGACGTTGGCCAGTCAAGCAGCCGGGCGCGGGTCTGACCGGCAGATCACCTTCTCCTTGCGGGACGGGACCGTCATTCGGCCCGAGATCGCTGCCGACAAGCAGCAGGGCTACACGGAGATCTACCCCGGCGGGTTCGCTGCCGAAGTCACCGCTGCCCGTGATGTCGGTGAGGTCCAGTTCTTCGAAGAGTCCGGAAGACGCGCTGGCCGCAACGGCGTGCCAGGCGAACTCGGCAGCTCCCCCGGACTGCCGCTGGTGAACCTGACCGCCGGAGGGTGGGCCCTGTTCAATGCGCAAGGTCAGCTGCTCATGCAGCAATCGACGCCGAAACGGGCACACGCTGCCGTCATCGGCGACTTCTTGGTGGTCGACGGAGACGAACCGACCGACAAACGCCAGTTCGACATGACATCCGGCACGGAGATGAAAGCGTGCAGTCTGCCGAAGGGATTTTTCGCAAGCGACGGCAGGGTCGCGCTCGGTTACGACGGCTATGCCGACACCGGCCGCACCCTCACGGCCGTCGACTTGTCCACTTGTGACACCAGGTGGACAACGCATTCGCCACCAGGCTCTTTTCGGAAGCTGTGGCGCATCAACACCACCCTCGTCCAATTATCGGACGACGGAACAGAATTGATGTCGCTCGTGGCGCCCGGGTAACCCACCGAGCAACGATTCACATCAACTTGCCAACAACTACCCGGAATGAATCCCGTCACAGGACTAGTTTTGGGTCGTGTGAGATTCGCTTTCAAGACATCCCCGCAGAACACGACATGGGCCGACATGCTGGCCATCTGGGAAGCTGCCGACGACATCGACGTCTTCGAATCCGGCTGGACCTTCGATCACTTCTATCCGATCTTCTCCGACTCGACCGGCCCCTGCCTCGAGGGCTGGACCACCCTGACCGCACTCGCCCAGGCCACCAAGCGCCTGCGGGTCGGTGTGCTGGTCACCGGCATCCACTACCGCCACCCCGCGGTGCTGGCCAACATGGCAGCCGCGCTGGACATCATTTCCGGTGGCCGCCTCGAGCTCGGCATCGGCGCCGGCTGGAACGAGGAGGAATCCGGCGCCTACGGGATCGAACTGGGCAGCATCAAGGAGCGCTTCGACCGCTTCGAGGAAGCCTGCGAGGTGCTCAAGGGCCTGCTC harbors:
- a CDS encoding LLM class F420-dependent oxidoreductase, whose protein sequence is MRFAFKTSPQNTTWADMLAIWEAADDIDVFESGWTFDHFYPIFSDSTGPCLEGWTTLTALAQATKRLRVGVLVTGIHYRHPAVLANMAAALDIISGGRLELGIGAGWNEEESGAYGIELGSIKERFDRFEEACEVLKGLLTQETTTFDGKFYQLKDARNEPKGPQQPHPPFCIGGSGEKRTLRITAKYADHWNFVGGPPEEFARKRDVLAAHCADIGRDPKEITLSAHVRLGEDRDYAKVVAEAAALGEEGLDLAIVYLPPPYDTAVLEPLAEAIRDAKL
- a CDS encoding EspA/EspE family type VII secretion system effector, which codes for MGDGGGDLLKDLFDLGNGIRGGVQDVPQLFQDVMNLDAHGALTDGRKVIGDVGDVLNGLGGLGMGLTRVPQQIAEKYAGSWVGKLADSQILSAAQLAIEAARATTGSGDPEEGNGYRESATRMQTVVQTLADADPRGDRWNGVASDTYARTNSRHRGHVSDVQVADEEISTIIGTEAGQVSRTRKTLDDTNQYLSDFGAATAWMNYVPGLRQAKMVADLAAASAALTTTNATMAVLVKNAAENAARINSQLDKYTAAANATSKPDGPPGEQPAVGEAFVSQATDIAEGSAPGRLSNDSSFDVPTPDEPPNAPGIPYGSTTPGG
- a CDS encoding ESX-1 secretion-associated protein; translation: MTVESDNLRVLTDHVRKLADQQLTAADQITGANRATSGVADRVSESHGLVCFLTSNALSAADEARQSAGSALHRVSTDLSDKLTTAASNHDNADYRAGHRISQAGRM